Proteins co-encoded in one Paraburkholderia terrae genomic window:
- the clpA gene encoding ATP-dependent Clp protease ATP-binding subunit ClpA: MIAQELEVSLHMAFMEARQARHEFITVEHLLLALLDNPTAAEVLRACAANIEDLRQNLRNFIHDNTPTVPGTDDVDTQPTLGFQRVIQRAIMHVQSTSNGKKEVTGANVLVAIFGEKDSHAVYYLQQQGVTRLDVVNFISHGIAKTNSSEAAKSTDANAESDEAAAQKETPLAQFTQNLNQMAKDGRIDPLIGREPEVERVVQVLCRRRKNNPLLVGEAGVGKTAIAEGLAWRITRGEVPDILVDAQVYSLDMGALLAGTKYRGDFEQRLKTVLKELKERPNAILFIDEIHTLIGAGAASGGTLDASNLLKPALSSGTLKCIGATTFTEFRGIFEKDAALSRRFQKIDVTEPTVEQTVAILRGLKSRFEEHHGVKYSSGALSAAAELSARFITDRHLPDKAIDVIDEAGAAQRILPKSKQKKTIGKSEIEEIISKIARVPPQSVSQDDRSKLQTLDRDLKAVVFGQDPAIDALSASIKMARAGLGKTDKPIGAFLFSGPTGVGKTEVARQLAFTLGIELIRFDMSEYMERHAVSRLIGAPPGYVGFDQGGLLTEAVTKKPHCVLLLDEIEKAHPDIYNVLLQVMDHGTLTDNNGRKADFRNVIIIMTTNAGAEAMGKSVIGFTTRRESGDEMADIKRMFTPEFRNRLDATISFRSLDEEIIMRVVDKFLMQLEDQLHEKKVDALFTDALRKHLAKHGFDPLMGARPMQRLIQDTIRRALADELLFGKLMSGGRVTVDVDADDKVALTFDENSTPPRNPNPEAVEVD; encoded by the coding sequence ATGATTGCCCAGGAACTGGAAGTCAGCCTGCACATGGCGTTCATGGAAGCGCGCCAGGCGCGGCATGAGTTCATAACGGTCGAACATCTTTTGCTGGCGCTGTTGGACAACCCGACGGCGGCCGAAGTGCTGCGCGCGTGCGCGGCCAATATTGAAGACCTGCGTCAGAACCTGCGCAACTTCATTCACGACAATACGCCGACCGTTCCGGGCACCGACGACGTCGATACGCAGCCCACGCTGGGTTTCCAGCGTGTGATCCAGCGCGCGATCATGCACGTCCAGTCCACGTCGAACGGCAAGAAGGAAGTGACGGGCGCGAACGTGCTCGTGGCGATCTTCGGTGAGAAGGATTCGCACGCGGTGTATTACCTGCAGCAGCAGGGCGTGACGCGTCTGGACGTCGTCAATTTCATTTCGCATGGCATCGCGAAGACCAACAGCTCCGAAGCTGCGAAGTCGACCGACGCGAATGCGGAATCGGACGAAGCCGCCGCGCAAAAGGAAACGCCGCTTGCGCAATTCACGCAGAACCTGAACCAGATGGCGAAGGACGGCCGGATCGATCCGTTGATCGGACGCGAGCCGGAAGTCGAGCGCGTCGTTCAGGTGCTGTGCCGTCGGCGCAAGAACAATCCGCTGCTGGTCGGTGAGGCTGGCGTCGGCAAGACGGCGATCGCCGAAGGTCTCGCATGGCGCATCACGCGCGGCGAAGTGCCCGACATTCTGGTGGATGCGCAGGTCTATTCGCTGGACATGGGCGCGTTGCTCGCTGGCACCAAGTATCGCGGTGATTTCGAACAGCGCCTGAAGACGGTTCTGAAGGAACTGAAGGAACGTCCGAACGCGATCCTGTTCATCGACGAAATTCATACGCTGATCGGTGCGGGCGCCGCATCGGGCGGTACGCTGGACGCGTCGAATCTGCTGAAGCCGGCGCTGTCGTCGGGTACGCTCAAGTGCATCGGCGCGACCACCTTCACGGAATTCCGCGGCATCTTCGAAAAAGACGCGGCATTGTCGCGTCGTTTCCAGAAGATCGACGTGACCGAGCCGACCGTCGAGCAGACGGTGGCGATCCTGCGCGGCCTGAAGTCACGCTTCGAAGAGCATCACGGCGTGAAGTATTCGTCGGGTGCGCTGTCGGCGGCGGCTGAGTTGTCGGCGCGCTTCATCACGGATCGTCATTTGCCCGACAAGGCTATCGACGTGATCGACGAAGCGGGCGCGGCGCAACGCATCCTGCCGAAGTCGAAGCAGAAGAAGACGATTGGCAAGAGCGAGATCGAGGAAATCATTTCGAAGATCGCGCGCGTGCCACCGCAAAGCGTGTCGCAGGACGATCGCAGCAAGCTGCAGACGCTCGACCGCGATCTGAAGGCCGTCGTGTTCGGTCAGGATCCCGCTATCGATGCGCTGTCCGCTTCGATCAAGATGGCGCGCGCAGGTCTCGGCAAGACGGACAAGCCGATCGGCGCGTTCCTGTTCTCCGGCCCGACGGGCGTTGGCAAGACGGAAGTCGCACGGCAACTGGCGTTCACGCTGGGCATCGAGCTGATCCGTTTCGACATGTCGGAATACATGGAGCGTCACGCGGTGAGCCGTCTGATCGGCGCGCCGCCGGGATACGTCGGTTTCGACCAGGGCGGTCTGCTGACGGAAGCCGTGACGAAGAAGCCGCACTGCGTGCTGCTGCTCGACGAAATCGAGAAGGCGCATCCGGATATCTACAACGTGCTGCTGCAGGTGATGGACCACGGCACGCTGACGGATAACAACGGCCGCAAGGCGGACTTCCGCAACGTCATCATCATCATGACGACGAATGCGGGCGCCGAAGCGATGGGCAAGTCGGTGATCGGCTTTACGACGCGCCGCGAGTCGGGCGACGAAATGGCCGACATCAAGCGCATGTTCACGCCGGAGTTCCGCAACCGTCTGGATGCGACGATCAGCTTCCGCTCGCTCGATGAAGAAATCATCATGCGCGTGGTCGACAAGTTCCTGATGCAGCTGGAAGATCAACTGCACGAGAAGAAGGTCGACGCGCTCTTCACCGACGCGCTGCGCAAGCATCTCGCGAAGCACGGCTTCGATCCGCTGATGGGCGCGCGTCCGATGCAGCGTCTGATCCAGGACACGATCCGCCGCGCGCTGGCCGACGAACTGCTGTTCGGCAAGCTGATGAGCGGTGGTCGGGTGACGGTCGACGTCGATGCGGACGACAAGGTCGCGCTGACGTTCGACGAAAACTCGACACCGCCGCGCAATCCGAATCCGGAAGCGGTGGAAGTCGACTAA
- the dut gene encoding dUTP diphosphatase, which yields MKLDLKILDPRMREQLPAYATPGSAGLDLRACLDAPLTLEPGQTALVPTGLAIHVADPGYAALILPRSGMGHKHGIVLGNLVGLIDSDYQGQLMISTWNRGTTTFTLNPMERLAQLVIVPVVQATFNIVDEFETSDRGEGGFGSTGKH from the coding sequence ATGAAACTCGACCTGAAGATTCTCGACCCGCGCATGCGCGAACAACTTCCCGCCTACGCCACGCCGGGCAGCGCGGGCCTCGACCTGCGCGCGTGCCTCGATGCGCCGCTGACGCTCGAACCCGGTCAAACGGCGCTCGTGCCGACCGGCCTCGCGATCCACGTAGCCGATCCCGGCTATGCCGCGCTGATCCTGCCGCGCTCGGGCATGGGCCACAAGCACGGCATCGTGCTCGGCAACCTGGTCGGCCTGATCGACTCGGACTACCAGGGCCAGTTGATGATCTCGACGTGGAACCGCGGCACGACCACGTTCACGCTGAATCCGATGGAACGCCTCGCGCAACTGGTGATCGTGCCCGTCGTGCAGGCAACGTTCAACATCGTCGATGAGTTCGAGACGAGCGATCGTGGTGAGGGCGGGTTCGGCAGCACCGGCAAACACTGA
- a CDS encoding LLM class flavin-dependent oxidoreductase, whose amino-acid sequence MTLLSVLDQTPVIDGHTVADAIAATVELAQLADDLGYTRYWCAEHHGLYGVSNPCPEVMLARLGSVTKRIRIGSGGIMLPYYSPFKVAEQFLMLEALFPNRVDLGVGRAPGGDMRTAQAVAAGDYNRGELFPQQVADLVALMSGTLPSDHLAHGVLLQPQVETRPQLWVLGSSDFGGMLAAQLGIRFSFAHFINAHFGHAVAHAYRERFRPGNEQKPYLAAAVFVICADTEQEAADLEKAVDLRRVQMAYGLNERVPSIAQGLAQEYGERERLIIDREKPRSVVGTPESVTERMHALQEQFDADELIVLSVTGSYRARLRSYELLADAFELGKS is encoded by the coding sequence ATGACCCTGCTCTCCGTCCTCGACCAGACACCCGTGATCGACGGGCATACCGTGGCCGACGCGATCGCCGCGACGGTCGAACTCGCGCAACTCGCCGACGACCTCGGCTACACGCGCTACTGGTGCGCCGAACATCACGGGCTGTACGGCGTGTCGAACCCCTGCCCGGAAGTGATGCTCGCCCGCCTCGGCAGCGTGACGAAACGCATCCGCATCGGCTCGGGCGGCATCATGCTGCCGTACTACAGTCCGTTCAAGGTCGCCGAGCAATTCCTGATGCTCGAGGCGCTGTTTCCGAACCGCGTCGATCTGGGCGTCGGGCGCGCGCCGGGCGGCGACATGCGCACCGCGCAGGCGGTCGCGGCGGGCGACTACAATCGCGGCGAACTGTTTCCGCAGCAGGTCGCCGATCTCGTCGCGCTGATGAGCGGCACGCTGCCGTCCGATCATCTCGCGCACGGCGTGCTGCTACAGCCGCAAGTGGAAACTCGCCCGCAACTGTGGGTGCTCGGCTCCAGTGATTTCGGCGGCATGCTGGCCGCGCAACTGGGCATCCGCTTTTCATTCGCGCATTTCATCAATGCGCATTTCGGGCATGCTGTCGCGCACGCGTATCGCGAGCGCTTCAGGCCTGGCAACGAGCAGAAGCCGTATCTCGCAGCCGCTGTGTTCGTGATCTGCGCAGACACGGAACAGGAAGCCGCGGACCTCGAAAAAGCCGTCGATCTGCGCCGCGTGCAGATGGCCTATGGACTGAACGAGCGGGTCCCTTCCATCGCACAAGGGCTCGCGCAGGAATACGGCGAACGCGAGCGGCTGATCATCGACCGGGAGAAGCCGCGCAGCGTCGTCGGCACGCCGGAGTCCGTCACGGAACGCATGCACGCACTGCAGGAACAGTTCGACGCCGATGAACTGATCGTGCTGTCGGTCACGGGCAGCTATCGCGCGCGGCTGCGCTCGTATGAACTGCTTGCCGACGCGTTTGAACTCGGCAAGTCATGA
- the coaBC gene encoding bifunctional phosphopantothenoylcysteine decarboxylase/phosphopantothenate--cysteine ligase CoaBC, whose protein sequence is MTGGIACYKIAELTRLLVKAGATVQIAMTEAATQFITPVTMQALSGRPVYTSQWDARIANNMPHIDLSREADAIVIAPASTDFLAKLAHGLCDDLLSTLCIARDCPLLVVPAMNRQMWMNPATQRNVAQLRADGIELLGPDSGAQACGEVGDGRMLEPEAVYEAIASFFTPKVLAGRRVLLTAGPTFEPLDPVRGITNRSSGKMGFALARAAQQAGAEVHLVAGPVGLETPWGVYREDVQTAQQMHDAVMRAVPDYDIFIGVAAVADWRVDHVAEHKIKKTADHAIPSFAFVENPDILASVAKLPHPPFCVGFAAESGDLDVHGEEKRKRKKVPLLIGNLGPQTFGLDDNEVVLFEAAGTTKLPRADKQTLARALIAEIAKRLPDASVIG, encoded by the coding sequence ATGACAGGCGGGATCGCCTGCTACAAGATCGCTGAACTCACGCGTCTGCTGGTCAAGGCGGGCGCGACCGTCCAGATCGCGATGACGGAAGCAGCGACGCAGTTCATCACGCCCGTCACGATGCAGGCGCTGTCCGGCCGCCCGGTCTACACGAGCCAGTGGGACGCGCGCATCGCGAACAACATGCCGCATATCGATCTGTCGCGCGAAGCCGACGCGATCGTGATCGCCCCCGCCTCCACCGATTTCCTCGCCAAGCTCGCGCACGGCCTGTGCGACGACCTGCTGTCCACGTTATGCATCGCGCGTGATTGCCCGCTGCTGGTCGTGCCCGCCATGAACCGTCAGATGTGGATGAACCCGGCGACGCAGCGCAACGTCGCGCAGTTGCGCGCAGACGGCATCGAACTGCTCGGCCCGGACTCGGGCGCGCAGGCGTGCGGCGAAGTCGGCGACGGGCGCATGCTCGAGCCGGAAGCCGTCTATGAGGCGATCGCCTCGTTCTTCACGCCGAAGGTGCTGGCCGGCCGCCGCGTGCTGCTAACGGCAGGCCCGACCTTCGAGCCGCTCGATCCCGTGCGCGGCATCACGAACCGTTCGAGCGGCAAGATGGGCTTCGCGCTCGCGCGCGCGGCGCAGCAAGCCGGCGCGGAGGTGCATCTCGTCGCAGGCCCGGTCGGTCTGGAGACGCCGTGGGGCGTCTATCGCGAGGACGTGCAGACGGCGCAGCAGATGCACGACGCCGTGATGCGCGCGGTGCCCGACTACGACATCTTCATCGGCGTGGCGGCCGTCGCCGACTGGCGCGTCGATCACGTCGCCGAGCACAAGATCAAGAAGACAGCCGATCACGCGATTCCGTCGTTCGCGTTCGTCGAGAATCCGGACATTCTGGCTTCCGTCGCGAAGCTGCCGCATCCGCCGTTCTGCGTCGGCTTCGCGGCGGAAAGCGGCGATCTCGACGTGCATGGCGAAGAGAAACGCAAACGCAAGAAAGTGCCGCTGCTGATCGGCAACCTCGGCCCGCAGACGTTCGGGCTCGACGATAACGAAGTCGTGCTGTTCGAAGCCGCCGGCACGACAAAGCTTCCGCGCGCGGACAAGCAGACGCTCGCGCGCGCGCTTATTGCGGAAATCGCAAAGCGCCTGCCGGATGCGAGCGTGATCGGTTGA
- the lspA gene encoding signal peptidase II — MSRTLSKPAGGSLAPWLGVAVIVILFDQLTKIAVAKVFAYGSSHAVTPFFNLVLVYNRGAAFSFLAMAGGWQRWAFTALGVAAALLICYLLKRHGTQRLFCAALALIMGGAIGNVIDRLVYGHVIDFLDFHVGTWHWPAFNLADSAITIGAALLVFDELRRVRGAR; from the coding sequence ATGTCCAGAACGCTGTCGAAACCGGCGGGCGGATCGCTCGCACCGTGGCTGGGCGTCGCGGTGATCGTGATCCTGTTCGACCAGTTGACGAAGATCGCGGTGGCGAAGGTGTTCGCGTACGGCTCGTCGCATGCCGTCACGCCGTTCTTCAACCTCGTGCTCGTCTACAACCGCGGCGCAGCGTTCAGCTTTCTCGCGATGGCGGGTGGCTGGCAGCGCTGGGCATTCACGGCGCTCGGCGTCGCGGCGGCGCTTCTGATCTGCTATCTGCTCAAGCGCCACGGCACGCAGCGGCTGTTCTGCGCGGCGCTCGCGCTGATCATGGGCGGCGCGATCGGCAACGTGATCGACCGCCTTGTGTACGGACACGTGATCGACTTCCTCGATTTCCATGTCGGCACGTGGCACTGGCCGGCGTTCAATCTCGCGGACAGCGCGATCACGATCGGCGCGGCGCTGCTGGTATTCGACGAACTACGGCGCGTGCGCGGCGCGCGCTGA
- the ileS gene encoding isoleucine--tRNA ligase, whose amino-acid sequence MSNKKADSKPQARYPVNLLDTPFPMRGDLPKREPQWVKDWQERKVYEQIRAASKGRKKFILHDGPPYANGDIHLGHAVNKILKDMIVKARNMAGFDAVYVPGWDCHGMPIEIQIEKQFGKSLPAAEVMQKARAYATEQIEKQKLGFRRLGVLGDWDNPYKTMNFANEAGEIRALAKIIEKGYVFRGLKPVNWCFDCGSALAEAEVEYKDKTDPTIDVLFTFAEPEKTAQAFGLASLPRNEGGIVIWTTTPWTIPANQALNVHPEIVYALVDTPRGLLILAEERVEDCLKSYGVEGKVIATALGAKLANLRFTHPLASAHPSYKRTAPVYLGDYVTTETGTGIVHSSPAYGVEDFISCKAHGMADSDIISPVMGDGRYIESLALFGGLSIWDANPKIVEALDEADTLLRTEKYLHSYMHCWRHKTPIIYRATSQWFAGMDIKPNDTDKTLRETALEGIEATAFYPSWGKQRLFAMIANRPDWTLSRQRQWGVPMAFFVHKETGELHPRTLELLEEVAKRVEVSGIEAWQTLDPRELIGDDANMYEKNRDTLDVWFDSGTTHWHVLRGSHKDQLQFPADLYLEGSDQHRGWFHSSLLTASMLDGRPPYNALLTHGFTVDGEGRKMSKSLGNGIDPHEVANRLGAEIIRLWIASTDYSGELAISEEILKRVTESYRRIRNTLRFLLANLSDFDFEKNARPVSEWLEIDRYAVALTANLQADILSNYDKYEFHPVVAKLQTFCSEDLGGFYLDVLKDRLYTTAPDSNARRSAQTALYHIAHGLLRLMAPFMSFTAEEAWKVFQPQSETIFTETYHAYPEVPDASTLLDKWTLLRAVRSDVTKALEEARVANQIGSSLQAEVEIRASGARHDALASLGADLKFVLITSGATVVRVDSEAEEGVDVITSKYLKCERCWHYRKEVGENAEHPTLCGRCISNLFGNGETRSAA is encoded by the coding sequence ATGAGCAACAAGAAAGCCGATTCGAAACCGCAGGCCCGATATCCCGTCAACCTGCTGGACACGCCCTTCCCGATGCGCGGCGATCTGCCCAAGCGCGAGCCGCAATGGGTGAAGGACTGGCAGGAGCGCAAGGTCTACGAGCAGATCCGCGCCGCCTCCAAGGGCCGCAAGAAGTTCATCCTGCACGACGGCCCGCCGTATGCGAACGGCGACATCCACCTCGGCCACGCGGTGAACAAGATCCTGAAGGACATGATCGTCAAGGCGCGCAACATGGCGGGCTTCGACGCTGTCTACGTGCCCGGCTGGGACTGTCACGGCATGCCGATCGAAATCCAGATCGAAAAGCAGTTCGGCAAGTCGCTGCCCGCCGCCGAAGTGATGCAGAAGGCGCGCGCCTACGCGACCGAACAGATCGAAAAGCAGAAGTTGGGCTTCCGCCGTCTGGGCGTGCTCGGCGACTGGGACAACCCGTACAAGACGATGAACTTCGCGAACGAAGCGGGCGAAATCCGCGCACTCGCGAAGATCATCGAAAAGGGCTACGTGTTCCGCGGCCTGAAGCCGGTGAACTGGTGCTTCGACTGCGGCTCGGCGCTGGCGGAAGCGGAAGTCGAGTACAAGGACAAGACCGACCCGACCATCGACGTGCTGTTCACGTTCGCCGAGCCCGAAAAGACTGCGCAGGCGTTCGGCCTCGCGTCGCTGCCGCGCAACGAAGGCGGCATCGTGATCTGGACGACCACGCCGTGGACGATCCCCGCGAACCAGGCGCTCAACGTACACCCGGAGATCGTGTACGCGCTCGTCGATACGCCGCGCGGCCTGCTGATCCTCGCTGAGGAGCGCGTCGAAGACTGCCTGAAGTCGTACGGTGTCGAAGGCAAGGTCATCGCGACGGCGCTGGGCGCGAAGCTCGCGAACCTGCGCTTCACGCATCCGCTCGCGTCCGCGCATCCGTCGTACAAGCGCACGGCGCCCGTCTATCTCGGCGATTACGTGACGACGGAAACGGGCACGGGCATCGTACACTCGTCGCCCGCGTACGGCGTCGAAGACTTTATTTCGTGCAAGGCGCACGGCATGGCCGACTCGGACATCATCAGCCCGGTGATGGGCGATGGCCGCTATATCGAATCGCTCGCGCTGTTCGGCGGCCTGTCGATCTGGGACGCGAACCCGAAGATCGTCGAAGCGCTCGACGAAGCGGACACGCTGCTGCGCACCGAAAAGTACCTGCACAGCTACATGCACTGCTGGCGCCACAAGACGCCGATCATCTATCGCGCCACGTCGCAGTGGTTCGCCGGCATGGACATCAAGCCGAACGACACCGACAAGACGTTGCGCGAAACGGCGCTCGAAGGCATCGAGGCGACGGCGTTCTATCCGTCGTGGGGCAAGCAGCGCCTGTTCGCGATGATCGCGAACCGTCCCGACTGGACGCTGTCGCGTCAGCGTCAGTGGGGCGTGCCGATGGCATTCTTCGTCCACAAGGAAACGGGCGAACTGCATCCGCGCACGCTCGAACTGCTCGAAGAAGTCGCGAAGCGCGTCGAAGTGTCGGGTATCGAAGCCTGGCAAACGCTCGATCCGCGCGAGCTGATCGGCGACGACGCGAACATGTACGAAAAGAACCGCGACACGCTCGACGTGTGGTTCGATTCGGGCACGACGCACTGGCACGTGCTGCGCGGCTCGCACAAGGACCAGCTGCAGTTCCCGGCAGATCTGTACCTCGAAGGCTCGGATCAGCATCGCGGCTGGTTCCACTCGTCGCTGCTGACGGCGTCGATGCTCGATGGCCGTCCGCCGTACAACGCGCTGCTCACGCACGGCTTCACCGTCGACGGCGAAGGCCGCAAGATGTCGAAGTCGCTCGGCAACGGTATCGATCCGCATGAAGTCGCGAACCGTCTGGGCGCGGAAATCATCCGTCTGTGGATCGCATCGACCGATTATTCGGGCGAACTCGCGATCTCCGAAGAAATCCTGAAGCGCGTGACGGAAAGCTATCGACGCATCCGCAACACGCTGCGCTTCCTGCTCGCGAACCTGTCGGACTTCGACTTCGAGAAGAACGCGCGCCCCGTCAGCGAGTGGCTGGAGATCGACCGTTATGCAGTCGCGCTCACGGCCAACCTGCAAGCGGACATCCTGTCGAACTACGACAAGTACGAGTTCCACCCGGTCGTCGCGAAGCTGCAGACGTTCTGCTCGGAAGACCTGGGCGGCTTCTACCTCGACGTGCTGAAGGACCGTCTGTACACGACGGCGCCCGATTCGAACGCGCGCCGCTCGGCGCAGACCGCGCTGTATCACATCGCGCACGGCCTGCTGCGCCTGATGGCGCCGTTCATGTCGTTCACGGCCGAGGAAGCGTGGAAGGTGTTCCAGCCGCAAAGCGAGACGATCTTCACGGAGACGTACCACGCGTATCCGGAAGTGCCCGACGCATCCACACTGCTCGACAAGTGGACGCTGTTGCGCGCGGTGCGCAGCGACGTGACGAAGGCGCTGGAAGAAGCGCGCGTCGCGAACCAGATCGGTTCGTCGTTGCAGGCGGAAGTCGAAATCAGGGCGAGCGGCGCGCGTCATGACGCGCTCGCGAGCCTCGGCGCCGACCTGAAGTTCGTGCTGATCACGTCGGGCGCGACGGTCGTGAGGGTCGACAGCGAAGCGGAAGAAGGCGTCGACGTGATCACCTCGAAGTATCTGAAGTGCGAACGCTGCTGGCACTATCGCAAGGAAGTCGGCGAAAACGCCGAGCATCCCACGCTCTGCGGCCGCTGCATCAGCAATCTGTTCGGCAACGGCGAAACGAGGAGCGCGGCATAA